In Cupriavidus basilensis, the following proteins share a genomic window:
- a CDS encoding HpcH/HpaI aldolase/citrate lyase family protein, producing the protein MKPMRSMMFVPGNKPDWIEKSVAAKADALILDLEDSVPPAQKVEAREIVKSKLDWLAGQKPRIWVRINRSAHLYDYEDILAIVNPVVEGIVISKPCGPEDIHTVSSMLAEAEYRAGVPVGHTRVIPLLETARSLQYAYEIAQHERVPAIVGATAKNADVARALKTVWSLEGRETLYLKSRIVMAARAAGKLPIGGVWQQVHDLEGLKVSSANDRQLGMSGELVLHPSNVEIVNKTYSPTEEEVAFYQGMIDALEKAQAEGRASCIYDGEHIDIAHVKTAREIIELAQSFNN; encoded by the coding sequence ATGAAACCGATGCGATCCATGATGTTCGTGCCGGGCAACAAGCCAGACTGGATCGAGAAATCGGTGGCAGCCAAAGCGGATGCGCTGATCCTGGACTTGGAGGACAGCGTGCCGCCGGCCCAGAAGGTCGAGGCGCGTGAGATCGTCAAGTCCAAGCTGGACTGGCTGGCTGGGCAGAAACCGCGCATCTGGGTGCGCATCAATCGCAGCGCACACCTGTACGACTACGAAGACATCCTGGCAATCGTCAATCCGGTGGTCGAGGGCATTGTGATTTCCAAGCCCTGCGGCCCTGAGGACATTCATACCGTCTCGTCCATGCTGGCCGAGGCCGAATACCGCGCCGGCGTGCCGGTGGGCCACACCCGGGTGATTCCGCTGCTGGAGACCGCCCGCTCGCTGCAATACGCCTACGAGATCGCCCAGCACGAGCGCGTGCCCGCCATTGTCGGCGCCACGGCCAAGAACGCCGACGTGGCCCGTGCCCTCAAGACCGTCTGGTCGCTCGAAGGGCGCGAGACCCTGTACCTGAAGTCGCGCATCGTCATGGCCGCACGCGCCGCGGGCAAGCTGCCCATCGGCGGAGTATGGCAGCAGGTGCATGACCTGGAAGGGCTCAAGGTCTCGTCCGCCAACGACCGCCAGCTGGGCATGAGCGGCGAGCTGGTGCTGCACCCCTCCAACGTCGAGATCGTCAACAAGACCTACAGTCCCACCGAGGAAGAAGTGGCGTTCTACCAGGGGATGATCGACGCGCTGGAAAAGGCCCAGGCCGAGGGGCGCGCCTCGTGCATTTATGACGGCGAACACATCGACATCGCGCATGTGAAGACGGCGCGCGAAATCATCGAGCTTGCGCAATCGTTCAACAACTGA
- a CDS encoding nitroreductase, with translation MQQHPVSRPSGSDVDTLTRLMSERFTCRAYLDKAVPDAVIRSIVNVAKKSASWCNVQPWHLVIGSQATTEQFRNALLEHAASSPEVDSDLPFPEEYRGVHARRRQETGYRLYEALGIERHDRERRASQGFENFRLFGAPHVAIVTMAADLGPYAAVDCGGFIASLLLAAHAHGIATTPQGALARHARFVRSHFGIGDDRKMICAISFGYADPDHAANSFRTSRAPDEEIMRLV, from the coding sequence ATGCAGCAGCACCCCGTCAGCCGCCCGTCCGGCAGCGACGTCGACACCCTCACAAGATTGATGTCCGAGCGCTTCACGTGCCGCGCATACCTGGACAAAGCCGTGCCCGACGCGGTGATCCGAAGCATCGTCAACGTTGCCAAGAAGAGCGCATCCTGGTGCAACGTGCAGCCCTGGCACCTGGTCATCGGCTCGCAGGCGACCACGGAGCAGTTTCGCAATGCGCTGCTCGAGCACGCCGCCAGCTCACCCGAAGTCGATTCGGACCTGCCCTTCCCGGAAGAATATCGCGGCGTCCACGCGCGACGCAGACAGGAAACGGGTTACCGGCTCTATGAAGCGCTGGGCATCGAGCGCCACGACCGCGAGCGCCGCGCTAGCCAGGGCTTCGAGAATTTCCGGCTGTTCGGGGCGCCGCATGTGGCCATCGTCACGATGGCTGCGGATCTGGGGCCGTACGCGGCTGTCGATTGCGGCGGGTTTATCGCTTCGCTCCTGCTGGCCGCGCACGCGCACGGTATTGCCACCACGCCGCAGGGGGCGCTGGCACGGCACGCCAGGTTTGTGCGCTCCCATTTTGGCATCGGCGACGACCGCAAGATGATCTGCGCGATTTCGTTTGGCTACGCGGATCCCGATCATGCGGCGAACAGCTTCAGGACGAGCCGGGCGCCTGACGAAGAGATTATGCGGTTGGTGTAA
- a CDS encoding Na+/H+ antiporter: MSPVLAFKLVLLSLVVIIGLDLLAKRLRLPPAAAFLVGGIAMAFIPGLPDVELDPDLVLVVFLPPLLMDGAYFSVWDEFRRNLRGILMLAIGAVLFTTLVVGVAVHLVVPGLPWAACFALGAIVSPPDAVAAKAVLERVALPRRMMALLEGESLLNDASGLVLYRFAVAAALTGAFSIQHAAAEFVVLALGGVAVGVGVGVALIRVITVLTDEYLIITASVLPAWISYILGEWLEVSGVIATVTTGMMLGWHQHRVFSATTRIRGTAFWQMMVFLLEALVFLLIGLSLRGVIGRLGGTADAVAYLALPVTIVMVAVVLSRFVWVFATEALKPAWHRLLHRHQARPDWRSATIVSWAGMRGVVTLAIALALPEAMPGRDLILVAAFAVILVTVLVQGTTIGPLIGMFDVGKMKAGGGVVKLTEPQAWARLEKVQLDAIRPLVFDADGKLLHPRLWEQYNYRAQLTERFKDSVFPDEARSAHFAVVLAGLAAARAELLKMHRAGQLSDELLRHLEHDLDLQEVSSLHGSGGVGAG, from the coding sequence ATGTCGCCGGTTCTTGCCTTCAAGCTGGTGCTGCTATCGCTGGTCGTCATCATCGGCCTGGATCTGCTTGCCAAACGGCTCCGGTTGCCCCCTGCAGCCGCCTTCCTCGTTGGCGGCATCGCCATGGCTTTCATACCTGGGCTGCCCGACGTGGAGCTTGACCCGGACCTGGTCCTGGTCGTCTTCCTGCCGCCGCTGCTGATGGACGGCGCTTACTTTTCGGTCTGGGATGAGTTCCGGCGCAACCTGCGCGGCATCCTGATGCTGGCCATCGGGGCCGTGCTGTTCACCACGCTGGTCGTCGGCGTGGCAGTCCATCTAGTGGTCCCCGGTCTGCCGTGGGCCGCATGTTTTGCCCTGGGCGCCATCGTGTCCCCGCCCGATGCGGTCGCGGCAAAGGCGGTGCTGGAGCGCGTCGCGTTGCCGCGGCGGATGATGGCATTGCTGGAAGGCGAAAGCCTGCTCAATGATGCGTCAGGGCTGGTGCTCTACCGCTTCGCGGTCGCGGCCGCGCTGACCGGCGCATTCAGCATCCAGCACGCCGCGGCCGAATTCGTGGTGCTGGCATTGGGCGGGGTCGCTGTCGGCGTCGGTGTCGGTGTCGCGCTAATACGCGTCATCACGGTGCTGACAGATGAGTACCTGATCATCACGGCATCGGTCCTGCCGGCCTGGATCAGCTACATCTTGGGGGAATGGCTGGAAGTCTCCGGCGTGATCGCCACGGTCACCACGGGCATGATGCTGGGGTGGCATCAGCACCGGGTGTTTTCGGCAACGACCCGGATCCGTGGCACGGCGTTCTGGCAGATGATGGTGTTCCTGCTGGAAGCGCTGGTCTTCCTGCTGATTGGCTTGTCGCTGCGCGGCGTGATTGGCCGGCTCGGCGGCACGGCGGATGCGGTGGCTTATCTGGCGCTGCCGGTCACCATCGTCATGGTGGCAGTGGTGCTGTCGCGCTTTGTGTGGGTCTTTGCCACGGAAGCGCTGAAGCCGGCCTGGCACCGCCTGTTGCACAGGCACCAGGCACGGCCGGACTGGCGCTCGGCAACGATCGTGAGCTGGGCGGGGATGCGCGGCGTGGTGACGCTTGCGATTGCGCTGGCACTGCCGGAGGCGATGCCGGGCAGGGACCTGATCCTGGTGGCGGCATTCGCCGTGATCCTGGTGACGGTGCTGGTCCAGGGCACGACCATTGGCCCGCTGATCGGCATGTTCGACGTCGGCAAGATGAAAGCGGGCGGAGGTGTCGTCAAGTTGACCGAACCCCAGGCCTGGGCCCGGCTGGAGAAAGTGCAGCTGGATGCCATTCGCCCGCTGGTATTCGACGCCGACGGCAAGCTGCTGCACCCGCGCTTGTGGGAGCAGTACAACTACCGGGCGCAACTGACCGAGCGCTTCAAGGACAGCGTCTTTCCCGACGAGGCACGATCGGCCCACTTCGCCGTGGTCCTGGCCGGGCTTGCCGCCGCCAGGGCCGAACTACTCAAGATGCATCGCGCCGGACAGCTCAGCGACGAACTGCTGCGTCACCTGGAACACGACCTGGACCTGCAGGAAGTCTCCAGCTTGCATGGCAGCGGCGGCGTTGGCGCGGGCTGA
- a CDS encoding MaoC family dehydratase, producing the protein MSDAATGRYFEDFVIGSAYRHAIRKTLSEADSLLFSTLTYGMEPLHVDQAYAEAAPYGMRAVNSILLLGLACGIGAAGLARDAVSGTVAFSDARFTRPVFIGDTIHVESEVLDKRDDPECPDAGLIELERRAYNQRNEVVAKFRCLQRLPRRHPAG; encoded by the coding sequence ATGTCCGATGCCGCGACCGGCCGCTACTTCGAGGACTTTGTGATTGGCAGCGCCTACCGGCACGCCATCCGCAAGACCCTCTCGGAGGCCGATAGCCTCCTGTTCAGCACGCTGACCTATGGCATGGAGCCATTGCACGTGGACCAGGCGTATGCCGAAGCCGCGCCATATGGCATGCGTGCAGTAAACAGCATCCTCCTGCTGGGGCTGGCATGCGGCATCGGTGCGGCCGGACTGGCACGGGACGCGGTGTCAGGCACCGTGGCCTTCAGCGACGCGCGCTTCACGCGGCCCGTCTTCATCGGCGACACCATCCATGTGGAAAGCGAGGTGCTGGACAAGCGCGACGACCCCGAGTGCCCTGACGCCGGCCTGATCGAACTGGAACGTCGCGCCTATAACCAGCGCAACGAGGTGGTGGCCAAGTTTCGCTGCCTGCAACGGTTGCCGAGGCGCCATCCGGCGGGCTGA
- a CDS encoding MmgE/PrpD family protein, with protein sequence MTRFPRQSSEDPMATLCRMALQTQYEDLPADVIRHARHTLLDAMAVTIGGSAMDGIPAIVELVKDKGGKAETMLPFYGGKVPAAEAALAIGPMPRAMDCGDLHEEAGHVSEYIVASLLAASGLRQKVTGKEFLAALVIGQEILIRLGSAYKVISRAVKANDCGGHYIFGAVAAVGKLLGLTQEQLENAQGIARTMTQPHTMAIYAPATLMVRVHHGLVCQAAITACQLAARGITGPREEVLLGANGYLNTARWETEPEALTRDLGGRWELASIITKGYSACYFSHSSIDGIRDQMRSNGFGAADIASIHIDVSTSGWRAVCEPTEKKWQPRTVPECQFSLPYAVATAAFDDKVFLDSYSAKAREREDVRELMTRITASEDPSVSDWGARLTTRLRDGRVVSKEYVYVKGHPENPFSEQDFIAKFRLCVPYSAYPLSEERVDTLIDDILHLERIDDVAQALLAPLTPAEA encoded by the coding sequence ATGACGAGATTTCCACGCCAGAGTTCCGAAGACCCGATGGCCACGCTGTGCCGCATGGCATTGCAAACGCAGTACGAGGACCTGCCGGCAGACGTCATCCGGCATGCCAGGCATACGTTGCTGGACGCCATGGCCGTCACCATCGGCGGCTCGGCGATGGACGGCATACCGGCGATCGTTGAGTTGGTGAAAGACAAGGGAGGCAAAGCGGAAACCATGCTGCCCTTCTATGGCGGCAAGGTCCCTGCCGCAGAGGCGGCGCTGGCCATCGGGCCGATGCCGCGCGCCATGGATTGCGGCGACCTCCATGAAGAGGCCGGGCACGTCAGTGAATACATCGTTGCCAGCCTGCTGGCCGCTTCGGGCCTGCGGCAGAAAGTGACGGGTAAGGAGTTCCTCGCTGCGCTGGTGATCGGCCAGGAGATCCTGATCCGCCTTGGTTCGGCCTACAAGGTCATCAGCCGGGCAGTCAAGGCCAACGACTGCGGCGGCCACTACATCTTTGGCGCGGTCGCGGCGGTCGGCAAACTTCTGGGACTGACCCAGGAGCAGCTCGAGAACGCCCAGGGCATCGCGCGCACCATGACGCAGCCGCATACGATGGCCATCTACGCCCCCGCCACGCTGATGGTCCGCGTGCATCACGGACTGGTGTGCCAGGCGGCGATCACAGCGTGCCAGCTGGCCGCGCGCGGCATCACCGGACCGCGCGAGGAGGTGCTGCTAGGCGCCAACGGCTACCTGAACACGGCCCGCTGGGAAACGGAACCCGAAGCGCTGACACGGGATCTCGGCGGGCGCTGGGAACTGGCGAGCATCATCACCAAGGGCTACAGCGCCTGCTATTTCTCGCATTCCTCCATCGACGGCATCCGTGACCAGATGCGCAGCAATGGCTTTGGCGCGGCCGACATCGCGAGCATCCACATCGATGTCTCCACGTCTGGCTGGCGCGCGGTCTGCGAACCGACCGAAAAGAAATGGCAGCCACGGACCGTACCGGAATGCCAGTTCAGCCTGCCCTACGCCGTGGCCACCGCGGCGTTCGACGACAAGGTATTCCTGGACTCCTACAGCGCCAAGGCCAGGGAGCGGGAGGACGTCCGCGAACTGATGACGCGGATCACCGCATCGGAGGACCCCTCCGTGTCCGACTGGGGCGCACGGCTGACCACCAGGCTGCGTGACGGGCGCGTGGTCAGCAAGGAATACGTCTACGTGAAGGGCCACCCCGAGAACCCGTTCAGCGAGCAGGACTTCATTGCCAAGTTCAGGCTGTGCGTGCCCTATTCCGCGTACCCGTTAAGCGAAGAGCGCGTTGACACGCTCATTGACGACATCCTGCACCTGGAGCGGATCGACGACGTGGCGCAGGCCCTGCTCGCGCCGCTGACCCCCGCCGAAGCCTGA
- a CDS encoding MFS transporter — protein sequence METLEQRVMPKVFRRLVPLLILCYFVSFLDRVNVGFAALQMNKDLGLSATAFGLGAGLFFLTYFLFEVPSNLLLVRFGARRWIARIMVTWGLVSAATAFVTGPTGFYIVRLLLGLAEAGFFPGVAYFLTLWFPSAYRARVMGYLLVAAPMSTVIGAPISGGLLNLEGVMGLHGWQWMFILEALPAVILGFIALRHLSGEPSDAPWLSADERSWLSQRMATEDRERRAEHHLSVAQVFFTPKVWLLSMMAFGFFLSIFGVGFFLPQIVKSFGLSNVQTGFVAAIPYVIASLSIVFWARRSDARKERRLHIAVPAFIAGVALIAAALVDDSILKMIAFSVAAFGIFGALPAFWAINTTLLSGPASAAGIAFIGAVGNLGGFAGPSLLGLSKDLTGSYAGGLMILAAVAFVAAAVALGVGRRSNPPAIALTPTGE from the coding sequence ATGGAAACGCTCGAACAACGCGTCATGCCGAAGGTGTTCCGGCGCCTCGTCCCGCTCCTGATCCTCTGCTACTTCGTGTCCTTCCTGGACCGCGTCAATGTCGGCTTCGCGGCCTTGCAAATGAACAAGGACCTGGGACTGAGCGCCACGGCATTCGGACTGGGGGCCGGCCTGTTCTTCCTGACCTACTTCCTCTTTGAAGTGCCGTCGAACCTGCTGCTGGTCCGCTTCGGGGCGCGCCGCTGGATCGCGCGCATCATGGTGACGTGGGGACTGGTTTCGGCTGCGACCGCGTTCGTCACCGGGCCGACCGGCTTCTACATCGTGCGCCTGCTGCTCGGCCTGGCGGAAGCCGGGTTCTTCCCGGGTGTAGCCTATTTCCTCACGCTCTGGTTCCCTTCGGCATACCGCGCGCGCGTGATGGGCTACCTGCTGGTCGCGGCGCCGATGTCCACCGTGATCGGTGCCCCGATCTCAGGCGGGCTGCTGAACCTGGAGGGCGTGATGGGCCTGCATGGCTGGCAATGGATGTTCATCCTGGAAGCGCTGCCCGCCGTCATTCTCGGATTCATCGCGCTGAGGCACCTGAGCGGCGAACCGTCGGATGCCCCCTGGCTGTCGGCGGACGAGCGCAGCTGGCTGTCCCAGCGCATGGCGACGGAGGACCGTGAGCGTCGCGCCGAACATCACCTCTCGGTGGCACAAGTGTTCTTCACCCCCAAGGTGTGGCTGCTGTCGATGATGGCCTTCGGCTTCTTCCTGAGCATCTTCGGCGTCGGCTTCTTCCTGCCGCAGATCGTCAAGTCGTTTGGCCTCAGCAATGTGCAGACCGGGTTCGTGGCCGCGATTCCGTACGTGATCGCCTCGTTGAGCATCGTGTTCTGGGCCAGGCGCTCGGACGCGCGGAAGGAACGCCGCCTGCATATCGCGGTGCCCGCGTTTATCGCCGGGGTGGCGCTGATTGCCGCGGCGCTGGTGGACGACTCGATCCTGAAGATGATCGCCTTCAGCGTGGCTGCCTTTGGCATCTTCGGCGCCCTGCCGGCGTTCTGGGCCATCAACACCACCCTGCTCAGCGGACCCGCGTCCGCCGCCGGCATTGCCTTCATCGGGGCGGTCGGCAACCTGGGCGGCTTCGCGGGGCCGTCGCTGCTCGGGCTGTCCAAGGACCTGACCGGCAGCTATGCTGGCGGGCTCATGATCCTGGCCGCCGTGGCCTTCGTCGCTGCCGCCGTTGCGCTGGGGGTCGGCAGGCGCAGCAACCCGCCCGCAATCGCCCTGACACCAACCGGCGAATAA
- a CDS encoding MaoC family dehydratase encodes MAGLYFEEFKPGMVIEHAIRRTVTETDNVLFSAMTYNCAPLHIDAEYSKNTFYGQRLVNSMFLLALVAGITVYETTLGTTLGNLGFGEIAFPKPTFHGDTIRVETEIIETRISKSRTDSGIVTFKHVAKNQRDEIVCTAVRTGLMMLRPADKA; translated from the coding sequence ATGGCAGGCCTTTACTTCGAAGAATTCAAGCCCGGCATGGTGATCGAGCACGCCATCCGCCGCACGGTCACCGAGACCGACAACGTCCTGTTCTCGGCCATGACCTACAACTGTGCACCGCTGCACATCGACGCCGAGTACAGCAAGAATACGTTCTACGGCCAGCGCCTGGTCAACAGCATGTTCCTGCTGGCGCTGGTGGCCGGCATCACGGTGTATGAGACCACGCTGGGCACCACGCTGGGCAACCTCGGCTTTGGCGAGATTGCTTTCCCCAAGCCCACCTTCCACGGCGACACCATCCGCGTCGAGACTGAGATCATCGAAACCCGCATCTCCAAGAGCCGCACAGACTCTGGCATCGTCACCTTCAAGCACGTTGCCAAGAACCAGCGCGACGAAATCGTCTGCACTGCCGTGCGCACCGGCCTGATGATGCTGCGCCCTGCCGACAAGGCCTAA
- a CDS encoding LysR family transcriptional regulator yields the protein MSTLSVHGLTRRVDLFTLRLFLTVVEERQIRRAAIRENIAASAATKRIQDLEDIAGVQLFERNPSGVAPSAAGEVLARHLRLLFENLEDMRRELGEFSEGVRGHVTVGTTGAVIIQYLAREIGEFSRNFPLVELELKQDANTNLVRSVVAGDVDMAVYIVSPDIDDEPLDSLPYRVDRLVALVPHGHPLGEQPEVALADLIREPFIAMHPNTTLMSDVNRAARAIGRVLHPKFTINGPEAARSLVEAGLGVTILPECMVSLEASTRSTVLRIPEPWTTRSVRIGTRRGKTITAATRALIRQLTEQPEQASS from the coding sequence ATGAGCACGCTGAGTGTGCATGGCCTGACCCGGCGGGTCGACCTGTTCACCCTGCGGCTGTTCCTGACGGTGGTGGAAGAGCGCCAGATCCGGCGCGCCGCCATCCGCGAGAACATCGCCGCCTCCGCGGCAACCAAGCGCATCCAGGATCTGGAAGACATTGCTGGCGTGCAGTTGTTCGAGCGCAATCCCAGCGGGGTGGCGCCGAGCGCGGCGGGCGAAGTCCTGGCGCGCCATCTGCGCCTGCTGTTCGAGAACCTCGAGGACATGCGCCGGGAACTCGGCGAATTCTCCGAAGGGGTTCGTGGGCACGTCACCGTGGGCACCACGGGTGCCGTCATCATCCAGTACCTGGCGCGCGAGATCGGCGAGTTCTCCCGCAATTTCCCGCTGGTCGAGCTGGAGCTGAAACAGGACGCCAATACCAACCTGGTGCGTTCGGTGGTGGCGGGGGATGTCGACATGGCGGTGTATATCGTCAGCCCGGATATCGACGATGAGCCGCTGGACAGCCTGCCATATCGCGTCGACCGTCTGGTCGCGCTGGTGCCGCATGGCCACCCGCTGGGCGAGCAGCCTGAAGTCGCCCTCGCCGACCTGATCCGCGAGCCGTTCATTGCCATGCACCCGAACACCACGCTGATGTCGGATGTCAACCGCGCCGCGCGCGCGATCGGCCGGGTGTTGCATCCCAAGTTCACAATCAATGGTCCCGAGGCGGCGCGCAGCCTGGTTGAGGCTGGCCTTGGCGTGACCATCCTGCCGGAGTGCATGGTCTCGCTCGAGGCCAGCACACGCTCGACGGTGCTACGGATTCCCGAACCATGGACGACGCGCAGCGTGCGCATCGGCACGCGTCGCGGCAAGACGATCACGGCGGCGACGCGCGCGCTGATCCGCCAGCTGACCGAGCAGCCTGAGCAGGCGTCATCCTGA
- a CDS encoding MmgE/PrpD family protein, producing the protein MTTTQSDSSSPPNCPPLEQAVVRLIQDLTFDQLDAPAHAGVSRLMRDQLALQVGTSQMPWSHQVLAFAIAQQRPGRSRVAASTATMSAADAAFVNGAYGHGFEYDDAHGASASHPGSCVIPAALAIGEELGSTLEEVITAIVAGYEVYTRIGVLAAPDLLKRGYHPHAVLSSFGAAAVSAKLRRFDAETTLHALSIALSHAAGTTEYTSTGGSVKRVHAGIGTRSGMVSADMAQVGITGPRAFLSGNKGFFRTLLQRGPGDRAEERFRLDQPFEIGTVWLKAYCACYCTHAYIDAIRPFAARRADIADIQARIHPAFNVVVGTANANAYEPKNIEHVQFSLPTQMAFAVLGMGNGYKVHRDYLDGKLDMGPVKEVARGIGITEAPELEQRYPGKFVADVTVTFRDGSSEHVFVEDPIGSLANPMSEAEQDAKFMELTVDVLGEDRAQTLLATLRKMDPRLKTADLVALTH; encoded by the coding sequence GTGACTACCACCCAATCCGATTCCAGTTCGCCGCCCAACTGCCCCCCCCTCGAGCAGGCAGTGGTTCGCCTGATCCAGGACCTGACCTTCGACCAGCTCGATGCGCCGGCGCATGCCGGCGTCAGCCGGCTCATGCGCGACCAGCTCGCGCTGCAGGTCGGCACCTCGCAGATGCCCTGGTCGCACCAGGTGCTGGCATTCGCCATTGCCCAGCAACGCCCCGGGCGCAGCCGGGTGGCCGCCAGCACCGCCACCATGAGTGCGGCGGACGCCGCCTTCGTCAATGGCGCTTATGGTCATGGCTTCGAGTACGACGACGCCCACGGCGCCAGCGCTAGCCACCCCGGCAGCTGCGTGATTCCCGCGGCGCTCGCGATCGGCGAGGAACTGGGCTCGACCCTGGAGGAGGTCATCACCGCGATCGTGGCCGGCTACGAGGTCTACACCCGGATCGGCGTGCTGGCGGCGCCGGACCTGCTCAAGCGCGGCTATCACCCGCATGCCGTACTGTCCAGCTTCGGCGCCGCGGCAGTCTCGGCCAAGTTGCGCAGGTTCGATGCGGAAACCACCCTGCACGCGCTCTCCATCGCGCTGAGCCATGCGGCCGGCACCACCGAGTACACCTCCACCGGCGGCTCGGTCAAGCGCGTGCACGCTGGCATCGGCACGCGCAGCGGCATGGTCTCGGCCGACATGGCACAGGTCGGCATCACCGGGCCGCGCGCCTTCCTGAGCGGCAACAAAGGATTCTTCCGCACCCTCCTGCAGCGTGGCCCGGGCGATCGGGCCGAGGAGCGGTTCCGTCTCGACCAGCCGTTCGAGATCGGCACGGTCTGGCTCAAGGCGTACTGTGCCTGCTATTGCACCCATGCATATATCGACGCAATCCGCCCGTTCGCGGCGCGCCGCGCCGACATTGCTGATATCCAAGCCCGCATCCATCCCGCCTTCAACGTGGTCGTCGGCACCGCCAACGCCAATGCGTATGAGCCGAAGAACATCGAGCACGTCCAGTTCAGCCTGCCGACACAGATGGCATTTGCCGTGCTCGGCATGGGCAATGGCTACAAGGTGCACCGCGACTACCTGGACGGCAAGCTCGACATGGGCCCCGTGAAGGAAGTCGCGCGCGGCATCGGCATTACGGAAGCACCGGAACTCGAGCAGCGCTACCCCGGCAAGTTCGTCGCCGATGTCACGGTGACCTTCCGCGATGGCTCGTCCGAGCATGTCTTCGTAGAGGACCCGATTGGCTCGCTGGCCAACCCCATGTCGGAGGCAGAGCAGGACGCGAAGTTCATGGAGCTGACGGTTGACGTGCTCGGCGAAGACCGGGCGCAGACGCTGCTGGCCACGCTCAGGAAGATGGATCCGCGCCTCAAGACCGCAGACTTGGTGGCATTGACGCACTGA
- a CDS encoding Bug family tripartite tricarboxylate transporter substrate binding protein, giving the protein MMRRRTFLQSLAALAAIPASFPASVLAQAYPSRPVRIIVPVSPGSGSDVVARYMSAVLTQALGSAFVVENRLGASGIIGTDFVAKAAPDGYTLLCTYAAHYSNQWVEKTPYDAVRDFEPIARLGMSALLLTTAANSQFRTVKDVIAAAKRKPGSVSFGSSGNGTTSHMAAALMSSMAGIEMIHVPYKGPAQVAVDTASGQVDVGFGGVASSLALIKAGRLRVLAVTSLQRSSQLSGVVTMDEAGLKGYELISPIWVMAPHGTPPAIVSQLSRAMTAAAATPAFKSYCIGQGLEVDIADAAAVRASAPAELERWKKLVALTEAKSKTG; this is encoded by the coding sequence ATGATGAGGCGCCGCACCTTCCTGCAGTCGCTGGCGGCGCTGGCGGCCATCCCGGCATCGTTCCCGGCTTCGGTGCTCGCCCAGGCCTATCCCTCCCGCCCGGTGCGAATCATCGTGCCCGTCAGCCCTGGCTCGGGCAGCGATGTCGTGGCGCGTTATATGAGCGCCGTGCTGACGCAGGCCCTGGGCTCTGCGTTTGTCGTGGAGAACCGCCTTGGCGCGAGCGGGATCATCGGCACGGATTTCGTGGCCAAGGCGGCACCGGACGGCTACACGTTGCTGTGCACGTATGCCGCGCACTATTCGAACCAGTGGGTCGAGAAGACGCCATACGATGCGGTCAGGGACTTCGAGCCGATCGCGCGGCTGGGCATGTCCGCACTGCTGCTGACTACCGCGGCAAATTCGCAGTTCCGCACGGTCAAGGACGTCATCGCGGCGGCGAAGCGCAAGCCCGGGAGCGTGTCCTTCGGGTCTTCCGGAAATGGCACCACGTCGCACATGGCGGCGGCGCTGATGAGCAGCATGGCCGGCATTGAGATGATCCACGTCCCGTACAAGGGGCCGGCGCAGGTCGCGGTCGATACGGCGAGCGGCCAGGTCGACGTCGGCTTCGGGGGCGTGGCCTCGTCGCTGGCTCTGATCAAGGCGGGACGATTGCGCGTGCTGGCAGTCACCAGCCTGCAGCGTTCGAGCCAGCTTTCGGGTGTCGTGACGATGGACGAGGCTGGCCTGAAGGGCTATGAGCTGATCTCGCCGATCTGGGTCATGGCTCCACATGGCACGCCGCCTGCCATCGTCTCGCAGCTGTCCAGGGCAATGACTGCGGCGGCTGCGACGCCCGCTTTTAAGTCTTACTGCATCGGGCAGGGGCTGGAGGTCGATATAGCGGATGCCGCCGCGGTTCGCGCCAGTGCGCCGGCTGAGCTGGAGCGGTGGAAGAAGTTGGTGGCCCTGACGGAGGCCAAGTCAAAAACTGGCTGA